The following DNA comes from Salvia splendens isolate huo1 chromosome 17, SspV2, whole genome shotgun sequence.
ACGCCCTTCAACATTTGGGGTCAACTTGTTTAAACCTTGCTTTCCAACGCCTTGACACAAGATCCTTTTCTTAAACAAAACCTTGATTCCTGCTAAATTCTTGTCCATCTTTTGCCCTTACCAACGTTTTAATCATAGACAAGATCCTTTTCCTAACCAAACAAGAATTATTTGATTCTAAATTCTTGTCTAccttaattaacatcttattaatgaTCATGAACAAAAGCGCCAACCACTATCGAGGAATTAATCTTTTGACTGGAGTTGGTCCGATCTTTCATTCCAAATATACACCACATGATGCAAATGTGTaacaaaattaatgaattaataGGAAAAACACATAAATTCTAAAAAACTCACATAAATTTTTGCATATGTTCGCAGAAAGAAATTGGGTTAGTTAAAGTCTTTTGGCATATAGTCTAACAACTCATATAATTTTTTGCATATGGTCACATAAAGATATATGTGCGAGAAAATACAatttgtactcccttcgtcccacaataggagtcttATTTAGTTAtgtcacgagttttaagaattataaagaaaagtggattgaataagttagtggaatatggatcccacttatatatattagttttatagtaaatttgagtggaataagttggtggaatataaGGCTTACTTACCGTTTATGGTAAAATTAAATACTAGGattcttattatgggacggaaggagtatctATCTATCTTAACATACAGGTAATATAATGATATCTTTATTTCAGTGCTATGATACATTCGCTCAGTGTATATGATGACATAAACTTTAATGTATATAATATCGAAAACAGTATTATGTTTTTGAATTTGCAAGTATGAGAATAACAACTGCCATATTCCAACAATTTATTCATAACTGTAAGTTGGAGTATAATGTCTTAATTATAATGTATATAATgtcaaataaaatatatagcCTCATCTTTTTACAAAACAGAAACTTTTAAAATGACATAGTTTTGATGCaaatttaataaagtaagagaaatagaaagaaaaagtgattgaagtataTTAGTAAATAGTAATTCAAAATGTATCATAACCTTAACTGAAGTGAGTGCTTTGAAACCAAAAGGTAAGAGACACGATCCCTTGATACATTATCAAACCAAGGCTTTTGTCTACCTAGCTATTTGTGCCTAGTCCTCTACTCGTATTTCATATGTTTCATCTTAATttactcatttttatatatatggtCCCCACCTACAGTCAATCATATTATTTTCCCATCACTTTTTTACTTTGGAGGATAGAAATCTTTTCTGGTAGTTTCACACTTCGACCATCCCCAAAAATAATCAGAAGCCTATCACAATTATAGGATTGATATCATTAATTCTAAACTGAGGTTTCATTCCAACTTTTTGTTACGTTTGTATAGACATCATTACCTTTATTGAAGAACtaagtcaaaacattaatgttTTAGTGTGTGAATGCAAATAAGTTTGTACTACTACATAACTTCTGCCGTCTTCATCGGACTAAAATTTGTCCGATTGATGTATTGCTTTGAATTGAGAGCATTCGCATGGGTGTAATTAGCGGCTGCCAAAAGTATGTTGACGCATGCGTGCTTAGTATTTGTGTTCGATTGTTGACTGCAATAGATGTTTGATATTGTCTGTTTTGGGTCAAGTCCTACAAATTTGTTTTTGGGCCACTCTAGAAAGGCCTCAAACAAATTAGGGTTGGAcagaaattatatacaccttctaACTTTCCTCAAACTTCCGATGTAGAATGAGTTTGTACTCAACAAAAACACACTCGGTGTGGAATGAGTTTGTTCTCAACAAAAACACACATGTGGTCAATTGATTTGTTTTCTAcataaaatcaaaaaaatttaaatattaattatcatGAGAGTTGTCGATTCAACACAACATATGCGGGTTGAATCAAATAATCCGACAATTTGATAGGATTAGTTTGGAAAATATATGGCCAAAAAAATCACAACTTAAATGACTATATAGTGTATAGTCCATAGAGTTGACTCAAAATTAACCGGAGTTGACTCCATAGGACTATCAAATACCCCCAGAGTTAGACTCAAAATTAACCTGGGTCTCATTTggttattattttttcaaacttttaaaagttagtagtaaaaacttttcaaatatatgatgaaaatatattttgattcCTTATATGAAAGTAatacttattattttatttttatttcacttttcctatcatgaaaaaatataaatataaattgaaaattgataattgataattttaatgGGAAAAAATTATCATCGTCTCTCTATGGGTTACATATTAATATCGAGTCTAAATAACAATCATTTGTATGTGTATAAGTTTATTATTGACATAATATTatcaatataaatatactagtTAAAAATGCGTAAAAGTATTTTAGCCCAATTGGCTCGACAGATAAGCCCCAAATCCGAATCGTTTAGGTTTAGGTTTGAaactttataattaaaaaaaataactcgAAAAGCCACATCTCTAACTATAATAATGACAAAAATTAGCTAGGCTTAATATAAATTGAATATAATAAAAGTGGCTTGGTGATCATATCAAACTTTTTGGGAATGGTTGCAATCATTATCAAGAACTTAAAAGATTAATGGTTGTCGATTTTTGTAATGTTGTATTCTTTAACATCTCATATGGTCGCTTTCGTTTCTTTTATGGTGGGTCGATTAAAATGTAATTCAATGTAACAAGAAGGTGTCCtgtatttattgaataattaCTAGGAAATGCAATATTGCTCATTGGAGAAAGTGGGATGGAAAATTGATGGAAATTTCATTAGTCTATTTTGGTTATGGATTATTTTGGAGATTTATTAATCTTGTCGAATAATAGTTATACCTCTAATTAGTGCGGCCACTAGTCTAGCTAATTAGTACTACTTGTGAATTGTGTTCACTACCATATGAGAAGGGGAGATGCTTCTAGTGTCCACATAATTATTTCTAATCATGAAATTCATTGGCTTGTTAAATAGATCATCTTAGAAGATTTAATGTCATTTTAAAATAGTTAATGAGATCTAAACTTATTCTATCTTACTCAAAATCGGTCCTCTATATTTGCCTGAAGACACTTTTGGTCCTACACACTAAATATGATAGCTTTTTCATCCTAAATATGTTTTGGTTCATATTTAACAATTTCGTAAGAAAATTGACGGTCAACAGTGTTTTGACCACATTAGTGAGTTAAATATCATTCTAATTAGCATTTTTTTGTATTTCATTATTATTTACAATTTTACATTGTCGTCATATAATTCTCTTATTTAGTATACTATACTAGAAAAATTAGCGAAAAAATATTACATGATTCGAATCATTAATATTACTTATGGGtgggagaaaaaataaatataatatagtatAGTTTATGTGGTGTTACGGGGCTTAGTAGTAAAGGAAGAGTGTTATGCCAATGTCATTGCCAATTTCCAGGTGATGACACCACTTTTAATGACAGTAATTTTGTTTCTCTCTAGCTTGTACTGCCCATcatctaattatttttctcCCGTTGCTTATCTCTCTCTTCCAATCCATTACTCACAGAGTCTCATCTATTTTATAGACacttacattaaaaaaaatgctcACAACTATTGATACTGATTTGAGAAATCTTAGTAAGAACTTCAAAAATCATCCTATGAGATGCTTTGCTTGATAAGTCCCCTTGTATCTTGATAAGAATCAAAGCTCTTGGAGTAATGAGTATCGTCCCATTTGGACTCAATTTTGTTTGAATAATCTTATTTAAAAGGGATGTTGGTCCTTAAACTCACAAACTTTggcctaattatgatattttttatgaattttatattagtctaaaatatcacaaattttatatttggtgtGTTATTTTCCATAGTGGATCAATCACCATATTCGACTAATGTGTGTGGCTTTTTATCATAATTGGCATAGCTAACTCTACGTAGCTTTCTACGTgactttttatcctacttgtCATGAACTTAAAAAATGATCTAAAACATTATAAATGTTTCACGTTCGGTTGCCCACATAGAATAAGTTTCATAAGAAATATCTTGTTTGGGTCCGGTTGAAATATAACGTACGGAACTTaaagtttataatatttcaaaccAATTTTGAAGTTAATGAGAAATGTCATAATTAtgccaaaatttataattttaaggaCCTATATCTCTATTTAAAAGGATTATGAAATTCAAAGCTATTACATCTTTGTTTTTTTCACtcctttttaatataaatagaaaaaagtaCAAAAACATAAAGCGTGTGGAGTAATGAGTGACGCCCCTGCCCCATTAGGAAACTTCATAACAGATATAATGAGATGGACATGCACATTATAATCTATAAGGAAAATGCCACTTAATTGTTAAGATATTtcttttatactactactataataaatctgataaataaattattattgattATTTCTAAATAGTGTACACTATAACGATCACACATATAAACATCCCATTTCTTTAAAACTAAGGCACATCATTGAACAGTTTTTACGATGATTGGGCAATTTAAGAAGTGTCCACATCGTCATTAAACTAAATACTCTACTAATTAAATCCCTACTTGAAAAATTGACAATTTATtagcatttctttttcattaCTTGGTTCAGTTGCACACTCACCAGTGACTGGTCAGTGGGGACTATAGTATATTAACTGttgttaattatgtattttaattctATGTCGACGACTTATAAGTTAAGTATTGATAATTGTACGATTACAATTGAAATTTATGTAGTCCTTCACTTAAGTTGAGAGGTTAATTATACGGAGTAATAtaataatatgaaaaaaatagaagtttacattatgattaatttaataatatggtttgataaaaaaaaacgaGTTGCAATTATTGATTGATCGATgattagattttaaaaaatattatgaaacCATGTTATAAAATATCTGGAAGTGTCGATCGCAATCTTGTAACAAACTCTTTGTCTGTACTGCTCTAATTTGGACTAATTGAATGTTTCCATATTTCTGAAAGGTATTCATTCATGTACTTATGAAATCTTTTAACTTTctcataatattaaataaaaatggagtGTTTTACTCTTAATTATTGAATCAATTATCCTAATTATCAATTGATTTTAAGATGGAAAAATGATTTCCAGTGGCCAAAATTATACGGTCACGTCAAATTGAGTTTGgcttcaatataaaaaaatgattttaggTATTGGTAGGATTCGCAGTTCGACAAATTGTTGTGCGGTAGATATTcttatagtagtatttattttgttgttatTGTTGTATTTCTCATCTAATTATGTGATAGTTCCCTCTTCTTAGTGGGGCGACTTTGATGCTAACGTCATGCAATATGCAAtttattatacacattaaaaatcTATCTATAGTAGTACTTAACTTTGTGCATACATATATTAGATGGGCAAATTTAATTTCCATAATTTAAATCAGCAACTTGTTTCAACCGCTGTCGTGTCGTGGTCTAATTGTGATAACAATAGTATTCACGTCAAATTAAATAAGTCGACATTTTAAAACTAAGATGGGGATGGAATTTTTTAGAGCAATTATTAAGTGAATAATTTAATTAGGATGACAATTTGATACTAATATGAAACGGCGACAAGTTTAAGTAAGCTCATATTATATAGTAGTGGAGTAGTACTTactatataatttaataaattaaaattagtgGATCGATTGAGCCCCAGATCAAACATACTCACAATTTATAAACAAGGAGCAGTATTTATAAATAACCGATCGAGGGTCCCATTTAATAATATGTATaaacattttaatatttattaacaattttatatttatgaaCAACCGATCGAGGGGCCCAATTCTTAGAGTGATTATCTAGAATatgtttcttcattttcttttctctatattttctgtttttctataaaaaaaatgagtagCAACAAATAATAGGGTTGTACAATAAATTCACTATAATTTATCCGATTTTTAAATTTGACACACTTACAATTTGTGTTATTGTAATTTCATAGccatttttttcccttttctagTCTATTATGCTATAAATTAACGTtattattgaaataattaaaGCGAGTGTAAAATAAAAATCGTGTCAAAACTAttgattttatttacaactaTCTCTAGATAAAAAtttgtttgtatatttatattgatCTAGCTAATTTAACATATAATATAAACAAAACCGATCTACGAGATTGAAATTTAAGAGCTATGTTACGTTTATGTACATCTATATTAAAGAgatataattaataaagattatcgtatttaaataaaagaattgTAGAAAAGTCTCACTGCAGTTTGAACCCGACATTGGCCGCCTTTTATCTTTACTGCCAAAAGCTGTAATTCTAATAATTCCAAAAGAAATGGAGTATAATTTGGAAGAGAATCGAATTCAGATTTTCAAAATGAATGAATTGAAGAACGTAGTAGAGATGAAAGCTGGCCGCTGCCCACTACGTACAGCCAGCTAATTGAGAGCATCAGCAACACTCCCCATTTACGCACGAGGTGCACATATGCTAAGCATGCCACGTTTCACGCACTCAACGCGAGGGTAGCACATGGATAGCGTGACGCGCTAGGAGCATGAGTCGGAggcattttaattttttattttatttaagcaATATTTGATACTTTTCTCCtttatgaatttatgatttgATAACTTACTTACACGATATTCAAATTTGGATCAGTGGTTCATATCCATGCATGGAGTGACGTTACGTAGTTACAAAGTCTCCTACAAAGCAAGGTTTGTAATTACACTCTTCCATATATGTTCTTGAATCATATCTAACTGATTTTATTATATGATTGATTTTAGTAGTGTGAGGGGACGCTTGGAATcgaatgaaatttaattgtttgtCGTGTGATATAGTAATTGATTTTGatcgtaataataaattgtACGATGAATTAACATAACTGACAAAATGATTGCCAAAGTGAGAATTTTTAAAGAATTGTAATGTCCAAAGCAAACTATACGATAATAGACCTTTTCCTTTTGTTATCACACCTTCAATATTTAATCAATCCAGTAGATTAATTAAGTACattattataatttcaaaatattaacgCCGAACTCcataaatatatagtatattattaattcAAATTCTACATTGCTAGGTAATTagtattgggttgcgaaaactTTGATCATATCTTCATCATATAATTGATAATAGAAAAAGAGAGCATATTTGCATAAAATTTGTCGTTATTCCCGTTGATTGATTCCCTACTCTCCACCTGAATCTTTTCATATAGAGCAaatcaatatttttaaaaaatggaaataaaaaagattATGCTAGAAGATATATAAATGAATTGTATAATTAGCTTCTGGTCGATAGTCCTATATTCTCGTCATCGCGTGcatatataaaatatactatttcttaatcataaaaatatactacataTAATTGACGATCAAGTCCTATCCTGAATTTGtgtaaaaaaatcattaatatatTTGAAATCCAACAGTCCGATTAATTTTACCGCCACAGTAAATTAAAGGCGATTAAGTTTAATTTATCTCGAATAAAATCGATACTAGTATCATACTATGAATCAGATGCAAGCCTAATTCCGTACACGAGGACACTTTTAACAACTACCCCGTATTATTAAGATAATGGATAATCGAGTTATTATAATCTCGAATTCGCCTTTGAAATTTATTGAGCAACTTTCTTAGTTGGCCTTGGAAATTTATTGTGAAGCAGTAATATCAACTTTCTGAATTTCCCATCATTATAAAGTGAAATCAGTTAAATATAATTAGTATTAAAAAAAGGAATGGAAATATAAATTATGTGAATGAGATTTAGTGGAATTGTATATGGGGACACGTCGAACAAGTATATGAGACGAGGGTCCACAGCCCACTTTGAAAATTCGAAGAATAGTGAAAATCATATGACATTGCCGTTACATACTATAATCATCATTGatttatgtatgtatatatggaAATTTTATTCACATGAACAAGAGTGCCAATCATTGCAAATGGGGTCCTTCATGAATCGTGATGGTAACCCTAATTAATCTCAAGTTTACACACAAAtaagagggagaggagagggaaagggagagggagagggaggggcaGAGGTGGCGCTGCGCAGCCACAGCCGCCAAATCTTTGCACCACACTCTATAATCATGATCAATATATAagtaatagtagtaatttattgcatagagagagagagagagagagatgaagtgACAAGCGGAAAAGAATAGAAAGAGACTTGCCACAAAGATTTTGGCTAAAATAAAACCGAGTAATTAAAGTAAGgtttgatggggtacggactaaacaagcccaacagcagtgacggcccatcagcccaaagcccaaggaagagtatgagttcggcattaccaaagcagttcggtctcagtaagagttcagcctcagcctacagctcggcaaaagccaaccaatcaagctctgctcttaggtcggcatcaagctctactctcagatcggcaaccaaagcagttcggtctcagttttcgaccgaacaaggagttagtggacccatacaggatttccacaacttccaacacacccactaccacgtggtgtcaactcaggccacgatcgtgggccatgacctacactacatccacgatcttaggccatgacctacacgacatccacgacttagtggtgatgcaagccacgatcttagttcattgtataaatagaacttagatcagatagaaaaaggttaagctctctagagataaaacaccatatagcaagtttgtatttgtaagctgtaaaagacagatcaagcaatacaactctgccctcttttcttcccgtggacgtagatttacttcagtaaatcgaaccacgtaaattctttgtgtcgtgatctgcattttcattctctaccagcatttacaaacctcagaaattctttgtgtcgtgatctgcctcggcctcgcatcctgccggcctcacctccgcctcctgatcggcttccttctccggatgcccggcccgctcgacttcggcctccagctccagcggctcggcctcaccctctccgttgtaagtcgaagcgggtgaaacgggtcccacggaggcaaagatagcctccaggttctcgtcccgatcagctcgacaactccggactcggtctgcagaaagcaggaccgaggatgaagcgagctcctcaaggagcggcagattctgaagccgagccgctatctctcggctatacagaggcagcacgacgtcggccccctgctcgcccttatcggtaattagccttaccagactaccgacaaaggccgagaactggctgctcaaaaagagtttctccgtataaacacggagagcctccccttgggcaaccacggcagcagcatccctccgtttcgtctgctctcgctggatgacgagctggtttttggcaaactgagcttcatcctgggccgaaatcctagcagctctggccttctcaaagttagcctcagcctgttcggcccgatgacaagcagccgccaacttcctctgcatctcagcatagtcgttggacgctttggagagttcgacggcgacgagcttggagagcatatcgttcctctgaaaatgagtaaagaaaaaagtcaacaaaggggccacaaaaaatacaggaaaaaagcaaggccagaaaatcaagaagagaattcacctcggcgaagtccgtgggccataaaaacggctcacagatatgttccgaaggaggcgccaagaccacgtctttctctggcgctctcgggggcttctgggccttccccttcccctttgccgaagtcgactccggcttcttcggatccgaagaggttttttgccttttcggagtcctctcggcatcagacgccgagctggtggttttcggcctctccgactccttggactccgaagattttcgggtagccttattcagcatgtacactgccaaaaagcaaggaaacaaggttagttttcgctgctaaagcagtaaagcataaaaaagaaatcctcaccctcagtttcttcgtccgaagacgagatattgaacacgaggtcgcccttgacgagctcagtttccgagtattgtttcctaatcataggaatcttattgagctcgccctcgagctcggccaacggttctaaccgaggatgaggaatcacggacttcggccctctccaggggaagcccggagccgctgtcctattataaaaaaagaagcggttttgccatttcggccacttggttttgcagaatgccctaaaaggctgtaaggggatcaagtaaaaccaagatcccttccttttaaattggaaaaaattaaggattgcccgcagagacagatccttatctagcctacggagttcggcagcaaaagccgacaagtgcctccaagaattcggagtcacctgacctaaagggagttgaaaaaaatcaagaagctctacaaaaggtgggggaagagggaaacgaagcccgcattctaagcaggcttcgtaaacggtggcataaccctccggcgggtcgttagccctatgatcatcgtcgggaaccaccgccttccccccgggaagaagatatttttcgtgtagagatatcacggtgtccttactcaagacgctgtgaaagtattctacagtcttctctccggactctttccggctagaagaccccttgccccctttcctaccgctacctaactcggaagaagaagaagaagacatggttcttactctttgcaaaatctgaagaaattctgaagaaattcttgaaagcggaaggaaatttttacgcaaaggagatagagtgcagaagaagcagtcgcaaaagtgctccaatgatgaagaagggaggtatttatcagattcggcgaagatttcaaaatcgtcgcaccgtttcgaatcccaccttttcaggattcaacggccggattttactgtcgcatttaatgcagtcacgtgcacggcacgtcccctgacgtcagcctcccccgtacctttatccagaatgccgaagtgactcgcttcgccgaagtgattcacttcgtctttcggggggggtagtgatggggtacggactaaacaagcccaacagcagtgacggcccatcagcccaaagcccaaggaagagtatgagttcggcattaccaaagcagttcggtctcagtaagagttcggcctcagcctacagctcggcaaaagccaaccaatcaagctctgctcttaggtcggcatcaagctctactctcagatcggcaaccaaagcagttcggtctcagttttcgaccgaacaaggagttagtggacccatacaggatttccacaacttccaacacacccactaccacgtggtgtcaactcaggccacgatcgtgggccatgacctacactacatccacgatcttaggccatgacctacacgacatccacgacttagtggtgatgcaagccacgatcttagttcattgtataaatagaacttagatcagatagaaaaaggttaagctctctagagataaaacaccatatagcaagtttgtatttgtaagctgtaaaagacagatcaagcaatacaactctgccctcttttcttcccgtggacgtagatttacttcagtaaatcgaaccacgtaaattctttgtgtcgtgatctgcattttcattctctaccagcatttacaaacctcagaaattcgcggatccatcaaggTTAAAAGAAGAAATTCGATTTTTATGCGAAAATCGCCCCAACCAAAAAACACATTTCACTTTCTCTGGATGTATATGcaattattattaaattgatgCATATGTATATCCCCACTCTATGTCCTttgtttatatttgattttaaaattgtaACTTGTCCCAAAATTCCAGTATAAAAGGCGCACCAAATGAAACACTTTCCCCGTAGAAGTGAGAAAATGGTGTGAAATTGTATTGGATAACTCTTTCTATCATTTCAAGCTGAAAATCACACAGATTTTGCTCAGTTTGAGTAAGATCTTCCACTCCTAACTTCACATACACGTTATCGATCCTATAAAAACCTAGCTATatttatcatcatcattatatatacatagagtgagagagagagagggaaagaaATGGTGGCGGAAggagaggtggtggtggtggttgtggtgCGAGAGTACGACGAGAAGAAGGATTGCGGTGCGGTGGAGGAAATGGAGAATCGGTGCGAGGTGGGACCCAGCGGCAAGCTCTCTCTCTACACCGATCTCTTGGGCGACCCCATCTGCCGGGTCCGCAACTCCCCTGCTTATCTCATgcttgtaagttgtaactaaCTAATCATCTCTCTCCTCTCTTTCTATTTCTGCTATATACCTTGTCATCTGTCCCTAGACAGTTAAGTCGCATTCCTTTTTGATCCGTCACCTAATCTCTTTCCTATCTTTCTATTGCTACTATACACTTAGTCTATTCTTGGATAACTACGTCATCGTATTCTTTTCTGGATTGTCTCAATTTAGCTGAAtgtttcatttattatttttgacaaaaacttTATCCTCTCTCTTTCATTATTCTAGGTCGCTGAACTGGTAGTAGTCGGCAGTGGGCCAGACAAGGAGCGCCGTGAGATCGTTGGCGCCATTAGGGGCTGCATCAAAACCGTCACTTGCGGCACTAAGCTCTCCCGAAGCGCCAACAACAAACCCCTCCCCATCTTCACTAAACTCGCCTACATCTCAGGCCTTCGCGTCTCCCCTTCTCACCGGTGTGATATTATACATCGATACACATTCAAACTCACTTTTAGTATGATGTTGTTCACTTTAAAcacttttcaaaaatagaataataggaATTCCACTTATATATTGCTGCAcatttttcttctatttcaaataataatgataataatatttaattaattaatatgcagGAGAATGGGGATTGGATTAAAACTAGTGCGCCAAATAGAGGAATGGTTCGGTGAAAACGGCGCGGAGTATTCATACATGGCGACGGAGAGCGACAACCATGCATCCGTCAACCTCTTCACTCAAAAATGCGGCTACTCCAAATTCCGCACCCCTTCCATCCTCGTCCACCCCGTCTTCGCCCACCGCCTCCGCCCCGACCCCCGCCTCACCATCCTCACCCTCTCCCCCGCCGACGCCGAAACCCTCTACCGCCGCCGCTTCTCCTCCACCGAATTC
Coding sequences within:
- the LOC121773929 gene encoding probable N-acetyltransferase HLS1, encoding MVAEGEVVVVVVVREYDEKKDCGAVEEMENRCEVGPSGKLSLYTDLLGDPICRVRNSPAYLMLVAELVVVGSGPDKERREIVGAIRGCIKTVTCGTKLSRSANNKPLPIFTKLAYISGLRVSPSHRRMGIGLKLVRQIEEWFGENGAEYSYMATESDNHASVNLFTQKCGYSKFRTPSILVHPVFAHRLRPDPRLTILTLSPADAETLYRRRFSSTEFFPRDIHAVLRNRLSLGTFLALPRGATWRGAADFLASPPESWAVLSSWNCQDVYKLEVRGASSVRRALVKTTRALDRAFPWLRLPSVPQVFRPFGFHFLYGLGGEGPNAVKMIRALCGLAHNLAKEGGCGVVATEVADSEPLRLGIPHWESLSCAEDLWCIKRLGEDYSDGSVGDWTKSPPGMSIFVDPREF